In Spinacia oleracea cultivar Varoflay chromosome 5, BTI_SOV_V1, whole genome shotgun sequence, a single window of DNA contains:
- the LOC110789975 gene encoding uncharacterized protein codes for MDISDPLKKRLEWMSCDDRTHTLYINGVKECLDFAFTDLPTGSEIEEEETKVPCPCNRCNNSRHKTREDIFEDLLLNGIVKGYVRWIYHGEYKPPEKRCRVETGDKGRDEIFEMIFDAHEPMSSYDVLDEEVDNHPEHNDIKGLGAFERLLRDAQQRLYSGCDDYSKLLFILEMFQIKCMEGITNKAFTKMLKMYKRVLPKDANVPSTYREARKMVTNLGFDYEKIEACENDCMLFWKESANLEKCSVCDTKRNKTSPKVLRYFPLTPRLQRLFMSRKTANDMRWHKDKRDDDGILRHPADSKAWKHFDESYSSFALESRNVRLGLASDGFNPFGGLRSDYSIWPAVIVVYNLPPWMCMKQPYTMLSLLIPGKSAPGINIDVYLKPLVEELKQLWEFGAKTYDASKNEYFDMHAALLWTINDFPAYANLSGWSTKGYKACPCCMNETSSTRLPNCRKCCYMDHRRFLHVDHKWRNSKSFNGKVERRSRPKKLSGNEILEQVKDLEGMKFGKTFKLPKRKDNWKKKSIFFDLPYWSSLLIRHNLDVMHIEKNVCDNILGTLLDIEGKSKDHIKARHDLKHVNIMKHLAPKLVDGKWHIPAAPYTLSKSQKIAVCKYLEDIKVPDGYSSNFSKCINLDKRKIWGLKTHDCHVLLEELLPLAIRGVSSAKVYEVVTKLSEFFKNLCSKSLKLKDLNDLENHIAITLCEMEKIFLPSFFDVMVHLCVHLAEEAKLAGPVHYRWMYPIERYLNEMETRYNQPERNADHGNDVYKGLSIFSPYGIPLGKAKSRYLSNEELVQAQEYVLKNCDEAELYLSEYTPGSNGKNLQEWFQDRVTTFPEESGDQVIKDLRTLALGPFRGVQCFGGYLANGFRFHTSDIEKKRKNQNSGVMVKGIVESKDIDYYGVLNDIISLQYLDGKRVILFRCDWWDVHKIGRGVKIDKGGVVSVNTRYKWNTSEPFVLMSQAQQVFYVRDGFDPHWLVVVKTHSRHQYDIPENENIEVDEDALQQSDSMSFDDVFLSGDPDLEDIHNPFDGRRDDTDDIIIDANDQNQPKIFDGIENEDDEVDFDEDKDGDDGNDISDGDGEEDDDDDIA; via the exons ATGGATATTTCCGATCCCTTAAAGAAGAGGTTAGAATGGATGAGTTGTGATGATAGGACTCATACATTATACATTAATGGAGTGAAagaatgtttagactttgcttTTACTGATTTACCTACCGGTAGTGAAATTGAGGAAGAAGAAACTAAAGTCCCTTGCCCATGTAATCGATGCAACAATAGTAGACACAAAACTAGGGAAGATATTTTTGAGGATTTGTTATTGAACGGAATTGTGAAAGGTTATGTTCGTTGGATCTATCATGGTGAATATAAACCCCCTGAAAAACGATGTAGAGTTGAAACGGGAGATAAGGGCCGGGATGAAATTTTTGAAATGATCTTTGATGCTCATGAGCCAATGAGTTCATATGATGTTCTAGATGAGGAAGTTGATAACCATCCAGAACATAACGACATAAAGGGTTTAGGAGCTTTTGAAAGATTATTGAGAGATGCTCAACAACGTCTATACTCTGGTTGTGATGACTATTCAaagttgttatttattttagagATGTTCCAAATCAAATGCATGGAAGGAATAACTAACAAAGCTTTCACAAAGATGCTTAAAATGTACAAACGTGTTTTACCCAAAGATGCAAATGTGCCATCAACATACCGAGAAGCACGTAAAATGGTTACTAATTTGGGTTTTGATTATGAGAAGATTGAAGCATGTGAGAATGATTGTATGTTGTTCTGGAAAGAGAGTGCTAACCTTGAAAAATGTAGTGTATGTGATACAAAACGTAATAAAACTTCTCCAAAAGTATTGCGCTATTTCCCATTAACACCAAGATTGCAAAGGCTGTTTATGTCACGTAAAACTGCTAATGACATGAGATGGCATAAAGATAAGCGAGATGATGATGGAATTCTTAGACACCCGGCTGATAGCAAAGCATGGAAGCATTTCGATGAGTCGTATTCTTCTTTTGCTTTAGAGTCTCGTAACGTGAGATTAGGTTTGGCATCTGATGGGTTTAACCCCTTTGGTGGTCTAAGAAGTGACTATAGTATATGGCCAGCAGTGATTGTCGTTTACAATCTCCCTCCATGGATGTGCATGAAACAACCTTATACAATGTTATCTCTGTTAATACCCGGTAAGAGTGCACCAGGCATTAACATTGACGTGTATTTGAAACCTTTAGTTGAAGAACTAAAACAGTTGTGGGAATTTGGGGCCAAGACTTATGATGCTTCAAAAAATGAATACTTTGATATGCATGCAGCTCTCTTATGGACTATTAATGATTTTCCAGCGTATGCAAACTTATCTGGGTGGTCTACCAAAGGTTATAAGGCATGTCCTTGTTGTATGAATGAAACTTCTTCAACTAGACTACCTAATTGTAGGAAATGTTGCTATATGGACCATCGACGATTCCTTCATGTAGATCACAAATGGAGAAATAGTAAGTCTTTCAATGGAAAAGTTGAAAGAAGAAGTCGCCCAAAGAAATTATCAGGTAATGAGATTTTAGAGCAAGTTAAAGATCTCGAAGGAATGAAATTTGGGAAAACGTTTAAGTTGCCAAAGAGAAAGGATAACTGGAAGAAGAAGAGTATATTTTTTGATTTGCCTTACTGGAGTAGCCTCTTGATTCGTCATAACCTTGATGTCATGCATATCGAAAAAAATGTATGTGATAATATTCTAGGCACTTTACTAGACATTGAAGGTAAAAGTAAAGATCACATAAAAGCCAGACATGACTTAAAGCATGTGAATATTATGAAGCATCTTGCCCCAAAACTGGTTGACGGTAAATGGCATATACCTGCAGCACCTTATACATTGTCTAAATCTCAAAAAATAGCAGTGTGTAAATATTTGGAAGATATAAAGGTTCCGGATGGGTATTCATCTAACTTTTCTAAGTGCATAAACCTTGATAAGCGTAAGATTTGGGGACTTAAAACACATGATTGTCATGTTCTTCTAGAGGAATTGTTACCCTTGGCGATTCGTGGAGTATCATCTGCCAAAGTGTATGAGGTTGTTACTAAATTGAGTGAATtttttaagaatttgtgttcCAAGTCTTTGAAACTTAAGGACTTGAATGATCTTGAGAATCATATTGCTATCACCTTATGTGAAATGGAAAAGATTTTCCTTCCTTCCTTTTTTGATGTGATGGTGCACTTGTGTGTTCACCTTGCTGAGGAAGCTAAGTTAGCTGGGCCAGTTCACTATCGATGGATGTATCCTATTGAAAG GTATTTAAATGAAATGGAGACAAGATATAATCAACCTGAGAGGAATGCAGATCATGGAAATGATGTATATAAGGGACTATCAATATTTTCTCCATATGGTATTCCCTTGGGAAAGGCCAAGTCTAGATATCTTAGCAATGAAGAGTTGGTACAAGCTCAAGAATATGTGCTGAAAAATTGCGATGAAGCTGAATTATACCTTAG tGAATATACACCGGGAAGCAACGGAAAAAATTTGCAGGAATGGTTTCAAGATCGG GTAACAACATTTCCAGAAGAAAGTGGGGATCAAGTAATCAAAGATTTAAGAACATTGGCTTTAGGACCTTTTAGAGGTGTCCAATGTTTCGGTGGATATCTAGCTAATGGTTTTAGATTTCATACTAGCGATAttgaaaagaagagaaaaaaccAAAATTCCGGAGTTATGGTGAAGGGAATTGTAGAATCTAAAGATATTGATTATTATGGGGTTCTTAATGACATAATTTCGCTGCAATATTTAGATGGGAAGCGTGTGATTTTGTTCCGTTGTGATTGGTGGGATGTTCATAAGATTGGTAGAGGTGTTAAAATTGACAAAGGTGGTGTAGTTAGTGTCAACACTAGATATAAGTGGAATACTAGTGAGCCATTTGTGCTTATGTCTCAAGCTCAACAAGTTTTTTATGTCCGAGATGGTTTTGATCCACATTGGTTGGTTGTTGTTAAGACTCATTCGCGACATCAATATGACATCCCTGAGAATGAAAATATTGAGGTAGATGAGGATGCATTACAACAAAGTGACTCTATGTCCTTTGATGATGTCTTCTTGTCAGGTGATCCAGATTTGGAGGACATTCATAATCCATTTGATGGGAGAAGAGATGACACTGATGACATAATAATAGATGCCAATGACCAAAATCAACCTAAGATTTTTGATGGAATTGAAAATGAAGATGATGAAGTTGATTTTGATGAAGACAAAGACGGTGATGATGGCAATGACATTAGCGATGGTGATGGAGAGGAGGACGACGATGATGATATTGCTTGA